Within Vicia villosa cultivar HV-30 ecotype Madison, WI linkage group LG1, Vvil1.0, whole genome shotgun sequence, the genomic segment tgtgtagtagccggaaagggacctttgttttgatcggcaagttgctttgacaattgcccgacttgagtttcaaggttctttattgcggcatccgtactcttttggcttgcaatttgcaattgcatgaattggctaagagtgtccttgattgaaagctttgtttgttgaggttgttgattgtaaccgccttgataaggattttgacgattcgatgggcccgcttccggcctccatccttgttgataaccttgattacctctttgttggtaaccttggttattgttgtaaggttgttgttgttgtcttccaccatatccttgattgggattagacacataattcacctcttcacccggtggaggacaaaaacctgtttgatggtcacccctacacaattcacaacacatcacatgttgatttttagaagggctcccatttatctctttgatttgttgagggagttttgacatttgttgagtgagcaattctacttgttgtgtcaataacttgttttgagcaagtattgcatcactagtattcaattcaagaacttccggttttctttgcgatgcactacggttgtgttgcccttgatgatcattcaaagccatcctatcaatgatagcaattgcttcagctgctgtttttgacatcaacgaaccacccgcggtagcatctaaaagagtttttggttgaggttggagtccattcctaaagatatggatttgagacaactcatcaaacccatgacctttgcattttctaaccatggacttgaacctctcccatgcttcattgagagattcattcgaaccttgagagaacaccgcaatagaagttttcgcttccatgaacctattgtgaggaaagaaccgatccaagaacttctcttctaactcgttccaatttgtcatgacattatttggttgatcaaggtaccattccttagcttttccaattaaggaatgaggaaaaagtctcctgaacacctgttcttcttggtcttccggagcaccaattgttccggcgatctcgtagaactttgttagatgagtaaatggatcctcgtgatctgcccctgtgaaaggattctgataaagtaattgaagtaaccccgttttcatctcggagtttcttccattggcttgatcacgagcaaattgtgcattgagtcgagggctattaacacaaggccctcgaactGGAACAataggatccgcagccatttcttcctcaaccaagttttcaaccggagttgaagaagaagatgcttcttgttgttgtcttctttccctagctagttgtctcctcctacgagttttgctattctctctacgagcagtcctctcaatctcaggatcaaaaaggagttgatctgcaggtatacgtcctcgcataaactgtaatttgaaaaactaaccaagcaaattaacaaacacaaggaaaataaatttagaaacaagatattagttgtaagactcaatacaaaacaaactattgcaatgcttgcaatatctaaacaacaatccccgacaacggcgccattttgttgaaagagtattgtggtgtacttttcgttattatcgtatccatagggattattgcgatatcaccgccgttctatagcctattttgtcttgagttaatgttactttagttttaggtttgcaaaaggtcattcaatcactttagtagcaaagagtaaattaatgaaggttctaagttaaagaaaatgcatcaagattcgatttcatcgacctaagtttgtatgtttccttataaatatatgcttatgaacttgctaacgatcaatataattacgtatcgacacctatatcgtccgtgtccgcaacgatatagctagatttaccgtattgtttaaccgacgatttctccaccgtttaaacaatacaaataacgttttaagaaccgatacttagtaagcatcaaactctaaatccatgtctgcaacttatagtttgaaagatgatgagttaggtctagatacaaacattgatgtctcaaacatttataccaaagaaaaagctttaataaacaaactaaaccatctatattgatcatcacttgttcatacacatatattcacaagaaaaacatacaaaaggctaggaagattacatcttatcttgatacaaaagggatttagctatccatgagaatggtagcttgcacaagaaggaaaggatgaagatcaacaagcatcaaaggcgattaatcgacgatcaaggcttccaatcttcaactctatgtttgctacagtgtattatgctcttgtttctctctaaaatatctctactAACCTCACAAaatgatctggcccataaacaaataaacaaagttttgcaaaccgcgcttagcgcggtatagcccgctaagcgcgccatcaaaaaatgcttaaaccgcccaaccgcgcttagcgggctccagacctcgcttagcgcggaactctctgccagaacttccttcttctcttcaaaagcgcgcttagcgggctcaacctcgcttagcgcgctacctcttttcagcaatctttggctttggtcttggaacatcttcaaagtcctttttccatggtccaagcttccaattatctaaaaaaaactacaaaatccaacagaaattgcaaagataagaactattcaacaataatataaatataagaataaatatataccaaatgataataaaatactactattaaacacaaaaagacttgaaagttaccaaaaattacctaagatatttacacaaattggtaactaacaacggcaacgtcagtagtcacagcaaaatcaaggctcgaggtagttgacaaaagtgtgaaacattaaatgcaatgctgtacggaatatgcaaagcattaaatgctcccaacggtcatcttctcatgcgcctataaaatgaagttctgaagagaagcaaaggttaacgaaactgcatacaactcttaacaaaaactttgctgaaacgctgttcattttgaaagctctcaaacttcatcttcaacctcacttattgctgttgtaataatatagtgagagtaagctttaaactgtaagagaaatatcacagttgtgattatcgcttttaagaagcattgtaatactcttagaatttgtttacattaagttgtaaaggactagagtgatcagttagatcagaatactctagaaaagtcttagagggtatctaagcagattgttcctagagtgatcaggttgtgatcagaagactctagaagacttagcagtgtctaagtggaaaaccattgtaatctcgtgtgattagtggattaaatcctcagttgaggtaaatcacctgataagggtggactggagtagtttagttaacaacgaaccaggataaaaataattgtgcaagttgtttttattttacaagttttgatactacacttattcaaaccccccctttctaagtgtttttctatccttcacatagaTGATTTGAAAGGAATAAGCCCCTTTGTGTGTATTTATAAAATTATGCTAGAAGAGGATTACAAACCCTCAAAAGAGCACCAAAGATGGCTAAATCCCATCATAAGTGAAGTGGTTAAAATGAGGTGTTGAAACTCCTAGATGCTGGTATAATATATGTCATTTATGATAGTAGGTGGGTCAACCCAGTTCATGTTGTGCCCAAGAAAGGAGGTATGGTTGTGATAAGGAATGAGAAAGGTGAGTCAATATCCAGTACGACAGTTACTGGTTGGCATATATGTAATGACTATAGGAAACTAAACAAAGCCATTAGGAAAAATTATTTCCCGCTACCCTTTATCGATCAAATGCTTGAGCGTCTGGACAAGCATTCTTGATGGCTATTCGAAATTCTTCCAAATTCCCATTGACCCAAGCAACCAAGATAAGAGAGCCTTCACATGTCCTTATGGCACATTTGCTTACTGACGAACGCCATTTGAGCTATGCAATGCACTAACCACTTTTCAGCGTTGCATGATGTCCATCTTTTCTGACTTCCTAGAGGATATCATGGAAGTATTTATGTATGATTTCTCGGTGTGCGAGTTGAGATTTGGGAGTTTTATTGCAAACCTTGAAAAGGTTCTTGAGATATGTGTTAAAGTCAATCTAGTACTCAATTGGGAAAAGTACCACTTAATGGTGAAGGAAGGCATAGTCCTCGAGCACTTAGTGTCAAAGCAAGGAATAAAGGTTGACAAAGCAAAGATTGAAGTGATCGAAAAGATGACTCCCCCAACCACTGTAAGAGAAGTCTGAAGCTTTCTTGGATATGCTGGTTTTTATCGGCATTTTATTCAAGACTTCTCTAAAATTACGAAGCTTTTAACCGGCCTTCTAATGAAAGATGGAGAGTTCATCTTCAATGAGTGATTCCACGAGTCCTTTAAATTGTTGAAGCACGTGCTAATCTCTGCCACTATCATGCAACCTCCAGACTGGAGTCTCCCGTTCAAGATTATGTGTGATGCCACTGATTATCTAGGTGGATGCCGCAACATCTTGATAATATCATTGACCGATCTCAAAATAGTTGCATCTAGCTCGATCAGAACTTTTGATTCTAAACGGAAAAAAGTTTTCCACATAGCCCTTAAATCAACGACCATCTTTAACTCATAGTTGTTGAACTTAATCTTCCCTTCTTTATCAACAGGTGGCGAGCGGTGCTTGACCTTTACAATTTTGTGATTGTCGCCATATGGTAGAAGCTCCTGTAATGTGTATTTCAGATTTTCAAGAGGGGTGTAATCACATTAAATCTCCATTTGTTATTTGCCAACCGATAACCACACAACTTAAAGggacactcacattttcttgAATCGGTTTCATCTCATTTGAAATTTCAGAGAGAAGGTATATATTTCCCACTTCCCTTATATTTCATTGTCACAAAATGTACCTCTTCTATCCGAACCATTATCAAACCTTCTAATTACGACATCTAACCCTAGTTTGGATGCCTCTGTACGAATCCAATGAAGCATATGATCACGAAATTCAAACTCTTGTTCATTTTTAAATTGGTGGCCAACATCTACCCTCTTCACAACTACACGTGAGGCATCCAGAGACACATAAGGTTTGGGAAAAACATTGGGATGCACCATTTCTaatgaaaacaaaaacataaaatacTCAGAAACATTTCTaatgaaaacaaaaacataaaatacTCAGAAACATCTAAAACAGAAAACAGATTGCTGGAAAATCAAAACAGACAGCTTCCGAAAAtgcatctctggatgagttcatAGAGAATTTGGAGATACATTTCCGGATACGACGTAACTTTTTTCAGCTTTAAAACATGATTATTTTGAGCAACGAGGCTTGAAATACATGAACTTTACCTTGAATTCCAACTTCTTTTGCTCCTTTTAATATGatgaaatacaaaaaaaaaatgaagtttttaagTGAAAATATTGATTGAGAATAAAAGGATTTTTGAAAAGGGTTTATGGCAAAAATGGATATGGGGTCTGATCATGCAGGTGACTGTTTTTAGCAATACATTTGATTTTTCCAGAGATGCCTCTCCGAAATAATTTGACATGCAAAGGTAACAAATTATCAAATTTCCGTTTTAAttgttcggagatacatctctgaataACTCACTGAAACGCGTAGAAAATTAATTACTTAATACTTAACGGAGATATATCTCtgaaataaaattttctttagATATAGGACGACAATATCTTTGTGGATGTTGTGTAACACAAACAGTGTGCCGTAAATATATTTTCGAAAATTGagaaacaattttaatttttcataagaTTTGTTTCAACTTTATAGGATGTAATAAGAAATTTCTTAGACCTATGTATAGGTATTGGGTCGGCTCTATAGTCCCCTCTAAATCCTACTCTATTGCTAATTTCTCTATAATTAGGAACTAGACTAAAATCAACTTTTCTcggaaaaaaaaaaagacaaaaatcaATTCTATccaataatattataatttttggtGCTAGCATTTCTATTGTGTAAAAGACTCGTGATCAttataaaaatattgattatatagAATGATTTTTAGGAGTCAACTGAAAGGCCCATAATTTCTTCTATGACACGTACTAAGAGGAAGATGAGGTAGGGGAGACtaagaatggaaaaagaaaatTAGAAAGTAGCTAAGACAAGAATAGCTTCTAGTTGAGACAGGCTTGAAaaaagagaagagattaataATAGAGTCTCATAACTTAAAAAAATACTCAAAGTTTTGGCACCATGCATGCAAAGATCATGTCCTTTTTTTGTGAAAAATGTATGGTTTAAAACTTAAGATATAACTTAATGTTAGAATTTATTAAGAAAGAAAATGGATACGTAGAAGATAAGAGTAGGCTACCAAACTATAATACCTTAACTTCTCTTTCTAACTTTCAACTTCTTCTTTCTCTTACTTGCATAACATTCCTTTATTTTCTATAATACCTAATTTACCCTCTCTTCTACCTTCTCATATACTCATGCATGTTGCCCTTTCATATTcacttttttaaattatatattatgttatatttcattcaatctacaatactttgtttatatttattaaaaaatgtacCAAAATAATTTATGCTTTTAATTTTCTAATTGATATACATTAGTTATATTTTCTTAACAGTATCGTCTAATTAATATCTACGTAAATAAATGAGATGTCGCAGGTTCAAATTCGCGctctaaattataaatatttacatattatatatgtttatacatctaattaatagtataatataaCTGTAATAAATATAAAGTCACCCGTTGTAATCTACCTTTGACGTATTTAACGATGGTTTTGCATAAGAGTTCATAAACATTTTAGTCTAATGAAATGTAAATATATTTGTGAATGTTTTGTGCTCTAAGATCTTCTCTTAGACTTAGATACCATATGtcccatgaaaaatatttaaCCAAAAAAATGTAAGTCTTATTAATGCATATATCACCTTTATATttgtaattaattgattaatattTAACAACAACCACTACTATTCCAATCAATAGCTATTTTTAATAGACAATTCGGTACCattaattatcaaaaaatatGACACAAGGGCAAATGTGTTATTTCACATTTGAAGTACAAATTTGATCAACTAATTAATAACACAAATTAATTCGAGTACAAAATAGTCAAACCTAAGCAAGCAAAATGTAGTTTGCAAGATTTGAGGATAATCTAAGAGGCTTATATATAGAAAAGCAGAGAAAGTAGCAACTCATTATATCTTATGTAAGTTgataaacaaacacaaaaaacatGAGCTACTTTCACGCCAACAACGTTCTTGTTGTGTTGTTTTTCCTCTCTTTATTATCATTGCTAAATAACATTGTGGTTGGATTTCAAGTATCACCAGAATTTGAAGAAGATGATCACTCTTTGTTGGATTTCTTATCTAGCAGAAAAGAAGTTGTGGAAACTGCTGGCTATGGAGAAGAGAAGCTATCAACTGTTCTTATTACTGGTTCACTTCATTGTGAAcctaatcatcatcttcatcattcacATGCATGGCCAATACCAGGTTCATatcttgaattaattatatttaactaaCAAGTTTAATGTGTTATTAATATTCTATAGATATATTTCATTAGTGATTTCAAGATTATTAGTATCACATTAATATGAATATTtacaataattatatattatatattgtttttgttgttgttccatTGTTTGGTGACAATAGATTGCTTTCAACATTTAGGTGAAATTTCTATTTCGGAAAACAATAAAAGTTGTTTGAAATTTACTACTAAATGGCATTGAATATTATTGATAAGCTGTCATTCTTGATAAATAAAATTTGACAAGGATTTTTAACCTTCCTGTCAATGCTTGGTAAGTAGGGGGAAGCAAATTAAAAGTAGTAAGTCACATTATATAATGAAAGATTTATTACTCTATGATATGAAAACTAATtaaacacaaaaattaaaataaaaaactttcacACACATTTAATTGCAATTTGAGGTTGTGGAGAATATTTTTCAGTTAACAACAACAATGTTAAGTCCCCTACATTGGTGAACCACCATATATATGTAACCctcaaataaaagaaataaaaaatcttGAAATTGTCAATTGTCAATCATTTTTGTTAGGaatgtattttatatttaaatattttaaactaaTGTTTCACATTAAATttccaattttaaaattaattgtcaAATTAATTGTATAGTATTCAAAAATGCTGATTGTTAAGAATAAATTTAATCATATTTAACTTTAGAGGTTAATTTGATAGACTAAAAAATGGGCAGTGATAAAAAATTTAGGGACTCtaaatatcttttatttaaataactaatATGATAGAATTCTACAATTTCTACAATTTTAGATATCAAATTGGAGATTCAATCACATAAACAGTCATCTATCTTATCACATTTTATTAATATGATATATTTCATTGTTTTTAAATGAAAATGAGAGAACTCAAATCCATTTCTACATGAGGTCTTTAAAATTTGACTCCAACAACATGCATTGAATATTTTCAACATAAGAACATGTGAATTTTCATTTTCATGCAAATTTGGCTAATCTAAGATAAACTAATGCAGGAGCTTTGGTTGCTGTCACTTGCCAAAGCCATGGCAGTGAAAGAAAAGGGAAATCAATGGTAGCAAAAGGTGTAACTGATGAGTTTGGAGATTTTATGGTGGACCTCCCTTCCTATCTTCACGCTATTCCCAACTTAGAAAAAGTATGCAGGGTGAAAGTTGTTAATATTCCAAAAGGTTCACTTTGCAGACCAACTCGTCGTGTAAAAAAACAGAATGGCCTGTTTAAGCTCTCTTCCATCGGGAATGGCATCCGCACCTATGACGCAGGAAACATAAGGATCCAGCATTCAACTTCTGAGCCACGGCGCGCACCACCACGCAAAGACATCAAGGAAATTAAGGGGTGGGTTTGAAACCACTTCAAAATGAGTATGTTTGTAAGAGCACCATGACTCACTTGGAAGGCGCTTAAGTCGCAGTATTGGGTTGCATGGGTTTACATTTCGTAAAGTACATAATACAATTACAATATAGTGTATACAACAGACATTGCTTTGTAAATGATTGCAGCGATTCAAATTCGAAAGCTGTTTGTGTGAGATTGTTAAATTTATGACTTGTGTGTAACATCGTCTAGTATTTGAACATATGAAAAAATTAAGAATGGTCCTCAAACTGTTCAACTAAGAATAACAGCAAAGACGTCTATTTGTCCGTTTCAATCAAGCTGACTTGACAGAGATTCATACAGCT encodes:
- the LOC131626414 gene encoding uncharacterized protein LOC131626414 — its product is MSYFHANNVLVVLFFLSLLSLLNNIVVGFQVSPEFEEDDHSLLDFLSSRKEVVETAGYGEEKLSTVLITGSLHCEPNHHLHHSHAWPIPGALVAVTCQSHGSERKGKSMVAKGVTDEFGDFMVDLPSYLHAIPNLEKVCRVKVVNIPKGSLCRPTRRVKKQNGLFKLSSIGNGIRTYDAGNIRIQHSTSEPRRAPPRKDIKEIKGWV